In the genome of Mucisphaera calidilacus, one region contains:
- a CDS encoding 3-hydroxyacyl-ACP dehydratase FabZ family protein, with the protein MAPTLLFELPDLNPPEPALTAEQIEAVNPHRGVMRMIDHVAYHSPGLDRMVAIREIRDDEFWGPGHIPGRPIFPGVLMIEAAAQVCSLLYLMRMEGVDFLGFVGADNFRFRGQVVPGDRLVILALEVEFRKRRSICDVQGLVGDTIVFEGRVTGMPL; encoded by the coding sequence ATGGCACCGACTCTTCTTTTCGAGCTTCCCGATCTGAATCCGCCCGAGCCTGCTTTGACGGCGGAGCAGATCGAGGCGGTCAATCCGCATCGCGGCGTGATGCGCATGATCGACCACGTGGCCTACCACTCGCCCGGTCTTGATCGGATGGTGGCGATCCGCGAGATCCGCGACGACGAGTTCTGGGGTCCGGGTCACATCCCGGGTCGTCCGATTTTCCCGGGCGTGCTGATGATCGAGGCGGCGGCCCAGGTCTGCAGCCTTCTGTACCTGATGCGTATGGAGGGCGTGGATTTTCTGGGGTTCGTCGGCGCGGACAACTTCCGATTCCGCGGGCAGGTGGTGCCGGGTGATCGGCTGGTGATACTTGCGTTGGAGGTTGAGTTCCGCAAGCGTCGCTCGATCTGTGATGTACAGGGCCTGGTGGGTGACACGATCGTGTTTGAGGGTCGTGTGACGGGCATGCCGTTGTAG
- a CDS encoding histone H1, with protein sequence MLDTYQRLKEMIESIEDDVRKAAGGNKAAGTRVRKSMQDVKNIAQDLRKEVLETRNEAE encoded by the coding sequence ATGCTCGATACGTACCAGCGTCTCAAGGAAATGATCGAATCCATCGAGGATGATGTTCGCAAGGCCGCGGGGGGTAACAAGGCGGCGGGCACGCGTGTTCGCAAGTCGATGCAGGACGTGAAGAACATCGCGCAGGACCTTCGCAAGGAAGTCCTGGAGACCCGAAACGAAGCTGAGTAA